Proteins found in one uncultured Desulfuromonas sp. genomic segment:
- a CDS encoding ATP-binding protein — MLSTAKSRLTLIVALALAVAMAVSAGVTCLVRATDWSANVRLLTIVVCFIPIIALFTLGFRLALNIHRRTLMQLVENFQDMSIDHLSTRADFSTSCVELAILRDEYNAMLERLESAVQRVRQFSGDASHELRTPLTILRGETEVTLHWAKTPEEFRAALQSNMEEIDRMGRILEDLLTLAKSESGELPLSIGQLSLSDLVQELYIQGRTLAEGKDITVSLHHGADSEVSIRGDDLRLRQLFLNLLSNAIRYTTEGGRVDIDISRHDDTVTVAVIDSGIGIAPEHLPHIFERFYRTDEARNRAHGGTGLGLAIVKWITEAHDGTIRVTSTVNEGSRFEVCLPLAGPTLGEESKDKN; from the coding sequence TTGCTGAGTACGGCAAAAAGTCGTCTTACTCTGATTGTCGCGCTGGCACTGGCGGTGGCTATGGCCGTCAGTGCTGGCGTTACCTGTCTGGTTCGTGCCACTGACTGGTCGGCAAACGTGCGCCTGCTGACTATTGTCGTTTGCTTTATCCCGATAATCGCTCTATTCACTCTGGGCTTCCGCCTCGCCCTTAACATCCACCGCCGCACCCTGATGCAACTGGTCGAAAACTTCCAAGACATGTCGATCGACCACCTGTCGACGCGGGCTGACTTTTCTACCAGCTGTGTTGAACTGGCCATTCTACGTGACGAATATAACGCCATGCTTGAACGATTGGAGAGTGCCGTACAACGGGTGCGCCAGTTTTCCGGGGATGCCTCCCATGAGTTGCGTACACCGTTGACCATTTTGCGAGGCGAAACGGAAGTCACTCTGCACTGGGCCAAAACACCGGAAGAATTTCGCGCTGCGCTGCAATCCAACATGGAAGAGATCGACCGGATGGGCCGCATTCTTGAGGATCTGCTCACTTTGGCCAAAAGCGAGTCGGGCGAACTGCCTCTCTCCATCGGCCAACTCAGTCTCAGCGATCTGGTTCAGGAACTTTACATTCAGGGCAGAACCCTGGCCGAAGGCAAGGACATTACAGTCTCACTGCACCATGGTGCCGACTCGGAAGTCTCCATTCGCGGCGATGATCTACGACTGCGCCAGCTGTTTCTCAATTTGCTAAGCAACGCCATCCGCTACACCACTGAAGGAGGTCGGGTGGATATTGATATCTCCCGTCATGACGATACCGTAACCGTTGCGGTGATCGACAGTGGCATCGGTATTGCGCCGGAACATCTGCCGCATATCTTTGAGCGCTTTTACCGCACCGATGAAGCGCGTAACCGCGCCCATGGCGGCACGGGATTGGGGCTGGCCATCGTTAAATGGATCACCGAAGCCCATGACGGGACCATCCGTGTCACTTCAACCGTCAACGAGGGCAGCCGTTTTGAAGTGTGCCTGCCCCTTGCCGGACCAACACTTGGTGAAGAGTCGAAGGACAAAAACTGA
- a CDS encoding response regulator has protein sequence MKILVVEDEKKVASFIKRGLEEENFTVDIAANGEEGLYMAESNHYDLILMDIMLPKKDGLTVIKELRSKEVTTPVLCLTAKDSVEDIVAGLDSGSDDYLTKPFAFAELLARVKALVRRGAKDRGAEIYFADLRLDPVTHKVWRADKEIDLTAKEYGLLEYFMRNPNQVLTRTMIAEHVWDYTFDSFTNIIDVYVNYLRKKIDKDYSKKLIHTIRGVGYVLKED, from the coding sequence ATGAAAATTCTCGTTGTTGAAGATGAGAAAAAAGTCGCCAGCTTTATCAAGCGTGGCCTCGAAGAGGAAAACTTTACAGTCGATATCGCTGCAAACGGCGAAGAAGGTCTTTATATGGCGGAAAGCAACCATTATGACCTGATCCTGATGGACATTATGCTGCCGAAAAAAGACGGCCTGACGGTCATCAAGGAACTGCGCAGCAAAGAAGTGACCACACCGGTACTGTGCCTGACCGCCAAAGACAGTGTCGAAGATATTGTCGCCGGACTTGACAGCGGCAGCGACGATTACCTGACCAAGCCGTTTGCTTTTGCCGAGTTGCTGGCCCGCGTTAAAGCGCTGGTCCGTCGTGGTGCCAAAGACCGCGGTGCAGAGATTTATTTTGCCGATCTGCGCCTCGACCCGGTCACCCACAAGGTATGGCGTGCTGACAAAGAGATCGATCTGACGGCCAAGGAATACGGCCTGCTCGAATATTTTATGCGCAACCCCAACCAAGTATTGACGCGAACGATGATTGCCGAACATGTCTGGGATTACACCTTCGACTCGTTCACCAACATCATCGATGTCTATGTCAACTATCTGCGTAAAAAAATCGACAAGGATTACAGCAAAAAACTGATTCACACCATTCGTGGTGTCGGTTACGTTCTCAAGGAGGACTAA
- a CDS encoding RDD family protein: MRCPQCGYCSFDELSACKKCGQPLLARHAAGKSDVPGEGLLFSPEELKKRAEIFSTPVKALSGMSPLRAVEKQRKGASNNASCAEQMALPSFLLDDPHETTNNWEGWCAAEPQERPVQLMWRRVLATLVDLLALVGLLALFAVVAWHLQGWTQGQWLEHVRQDALLRLACYLLIVLMAFLYFFLGHYLTGQTLGKVLFAVRVVSDNGAPLTMAQTVLRSTGSVLSLLCLGAGFVAIWRDEQQRGWSDRLADTRIVDSREDGPDAMPQTVTEEAQ; encoded by the coding sequence ATGCGTTGTCCCCAGTGTGGTTATTGCAGCTTCGACGAATTGAGCGCCTGTAAAAAGTGTGGCCAGCCATTGCTGGCCCGCCATGCTGCGGGAAAGTCTGACGTGCCTGGCGAGGGGCTGCTGTTCAGCCCCGAAGAGTTGAAAAAGCGCGCGGAAATTTTTTCCACGCCGGTGAAGGCTCTGTCCGGAATGTCGCCGTTACGTGCCGTTGAAAAACAACGCAAAGGTGCATCGAACAATGCGTCGTGTGCTGAACAGATGGCGCTGCCCTCTTTTTTGCTTGATGATCCCCATGAAACAACGAATAACTGGGAAGGGTGGTGCGCGGCTGAGCCGCAAGAGCGACCCGTCCAGCTGATGTGGCGTCGAGTCCTGGCAACACTGGTCGATCTGCTCGCCCTGGTCGGATTGCTGGCCCTGTTTGCTGTGGTGGCCTGGCATCTACAAGGCTGGACTCAGGGGCAATGGCTTGAACACGTGCGCCAGGATGCACTGTTGCGACTGGCCTGTTATCTGTTGATCGTTTTGATGGCGTTTCTTTATTTTTTTCTCGGTCATTACCTTACGGGGCAAACGTTGGGGAAAGTCCTCTTTGCCGTGCGGGTGGTCAGCGACAATGGGGCGCCTTTAACGATGGCCCAGACCGTATTACGCTCAACGGGAAGTGTGTTATCGTTGTTGTGCTTGGGAGCCGGTTTTGTCGCCATCTGGCGTGATGAGCAACAGCGCGGCTGGAGTGATCGCCTGGCCGACACCCGGATTGTTGACAGCCGGGAGGATGGTCCTGATGCGATGCCACAGACTGTTACGGAGGAAGCGCAATGA
- a CDS encoding pyruvate, water dikinase regulatory protein: protein MTHNLTVFLLSDATGETAENIVTAALTQFKGQSVQINRISNVRTKNQVYEALDAAAERRAMVIYTMVNCELSRLVHDECEALGLTSLDIMTPLLMKCSEFFGATPNETPGLLHSVDEEYFRRIEAVEFTVRNDDGQEVRFLNNADIVLVGVSRTSKTPLSIYLAHRGWKVANIPLVHGIDPPKELLKMDHKRVVGLLINPERLVELRASRLRNLGQDPKTAYADFEQIELELKQARNFFRRQKWATVNVTGKAVEETANEVLVKLKLK from the coding sequence ATGACACACAACCTGACAGTCTTTCTGCTTTCTGACGCCACCGGTGAAACAGCTGAGAATATTGTTACGGCGGCATTAACCCAGTTCAAAGGGCAGTCAGTACAGATTAACAGAATCAGCAACGTTCGCACGAAAAATCAGGTTTACGAAGCTCTGGATGCGGCTGCAGAACGCCGCGCCATGGTGATTTACACCATGGTCAATTGTGAGTTATCGCGCCTGGTTCATGATGAGTGTGAAGCCCTTGGCTTGACGAGTCTGGACATCATGACGCCGTTACTGATGAAATGCTCGGAATTTTTCGGCGCGACGCCGAATGAGACACCGGGCTTGCTACACAGCGTGGATGAAGAATATTTTAGACGGATTGAAGCGGTCGAATTCACCGTCCGCAACGACGACGGCCAGGAAGTTCGCTTTCTCAACAATGCGGACATCGTTCTGGTTGGCGTGTCCCGCACCAGCAAAACCCCACTGTCCATCTACCTGGCGCACCGCGGCTGGAAGGTGGCCAACATTCCGCTGGTGCATGGAATTGATCCGCCAAAAGAACTGTTAAAAATGGACCACAAACGGGTGGTTGGCCTATTGATCAATCCTGAACGCTTGGTGGAACTGCGCGCATCACGGTTACGCAACCTCGGCCAGGATCCCAAAACAGCCTACGCCGATTTTGAACAGATTGAACTGGAACTAAAACAGGCACGGAACTTTTTCCGCCGTCAGAAGTGGGCCACGGTCAATGTCACCGGCAAAGCCGTTGAGGAAACCGCCAACGAGGTTCTGGTCAAACTAAAACTCAAATAA
- a CDS encoding 16S rRNA (uracil(1498)-N(3))-methyltransferase, protein MRRFFTPQITFTHTSADLPRDVAHHISTVLRLRTDDRIVLCDGRGGCTECRIDEISPKRCRVTRLRHWLEQETALPVTLIQGLPHSDKLDLILQKTTELGVQQVVPVRCRRCQYPIAPAKAARKLERWQKIVTEAARQSERSWLPEVTALCCFDEALRLCDADVKLVLWEQADQPLQHVLPEISPDRVAVVVGPEGGLTEEEVALAVEHGFVAVGLGPRILRTETAGMALMAILQYQYGDLNRIPRQQLVSE, encoded by the coding sequence ATGCGGCGCTTTTTTACTCCTCAGATAACATTTACCCACACCAGTGCAGACCTCCCGCGCGATGTCGCTCATCACATTAGCACCGTGTTGCGATTGCGTACGGATGACCGGATTGTTTTGTGTGATGGCCGTGGTGGCTGTACCGAGTGCCGAATCGACGAAATTTCACCAAAACGTTGTCGTGTGACGCGGCTTCGTCACTGGCTGGAACAGGAAACGGCTCTGCCGGTGACTCTGATTCAGGGGCTGCCGCACAGTGACAAGTTGGATCTGATTCTGCAGAAAACCACAGAACTTGGCGTCCAGCAGGTGGTGCCGGTGCGCTGTCGGCGCTGTCAATACCCCATTGCTCCGGCCAAAGCCGCCCGCAAACTCGAACGGTGGCAGAAAATTGTTACCGAGGCCGCCCGCCAGTCGGAACGTTCCTGGTTGCCCGAAGTTACGGCTCTGTGCTGTTTTGACGAAGCGTTACGGCTCTGCGATGCCGATGTGAAACTGGTGTTGTGGGAGCAGGCGGACCAGCCGCTGCAACACGTGCTGCCGGAAATCTCTCCCGACCGAGTTGCTGTGGTGGTGGGGCCGGAAGGGGGGCTGACGGAAGAGGAGGTTGCTCTGGCGGTTGAGCACGGCTTTGTGGCTGTAGGTCTTGGACCGCGTATTTTGAGGACGGAAACCGCCGGGATGGCATTGATGGCCATCTTGCAATATCAGTATGGTGATCTGAACCGTATCCCGCGCCAACAACTTGTTTCGGAATGA
- a CDS encoding DegQ family serine endoprotease, with the protein MKRLTCAFITLTSMLLVPLLCWGNTPDFVKLTKELKPAVVNISSSKTADAHSSMLNQFDSRHRDFFEEFFENFFQGREMPQHKQKSLGSGFIISSDGYILTNDHVVDDADEITVQLAGGKTYPATVKGIDQKLDLALLKIDSDETLPTVKLGNSDRLEIGEWVMAIGNPFGLEQTVTVGIVSAKGRVIGAGPYDNFIQTDASINPGNSGGPLFNTRGEVVGINTAIVAGGQGIGFAIPINAAKNILPQLKETGHVTRGWLGVTIQHVSEELADSFGLDTAEGALVSSVASNSPAEKAGLQRGDIILRLNDQKITTMTDLPRLVAEIPVGENADVTVFRHGEEKTFEVEVGKMSDDGSPVKVTSRTNVLGLTVMEISPELRRRLNIQAKQGVVITAVEPNSASAESGLRPGDVIIEFNNQEIATPQEFKVALEKSANKTIQRLLIQRGKGLFFIAIKTEK; encoded by the coding sequence ATGAAGCGTTTAACCTGCGCCTTTATAACTTTGACAAGCATGCTCCTCGTTCCCCTGCTGTGTTGGGGAAACACACCTGACTTTGTCAAACTGACCAAGGAACTTAAACCGGCGGTTGTCAATATCAGTTCTTCAAAAACCGCTGATGCCCACAGTTCCATGCTCAACCAGTTCGATTCGCGCCATCGCGATTTTTTTGAAGAATTTTTTGAAAACTTCTTCCAGGGCCGCGAAATGCCACAGCACAAACAAAAATCGCTCGGTTCCGGATTCATCATCTCTTCTGACGGTTATATCCTCACCAACGACCATGTGGTCGACGATGCCGACGAGATTACGGTTCAGCTGGCCGGCGGTAAAACCTACCCGGCAACGGTCAAAGGCATTGACCAGAAACTGGACCTGGCTCTGTTGAAAATCGACAGTGACGAGACACTGCCGACCGTCAAACTCGGCAATAGCGACCGCCTCGAAATCGGCGAATGGGTGATGGCTATCGGCAACCCGTTTGGCCTGGAACAAACCGTCACCGTCGGCATTGTTTCAGCCAAGGGACGCGTCATCGGCGCCGGTCCTTACGATAACTTTATTCAAACCGACGCCTCAATCAATCCCGGCAACTCCGGTGGTCCTCTGTTCAACACCCGCGGCGAAGTGGTCGGTATCAATACCGCCATTGTCGCCGGAGGGCAGGGGATCGGCTTCGCCATCCCCATCAACGCGGCCAAAAACATCTTGCCTCAACTCAAGGAAACCGGTCATGTCACACGCGGCTGGTTAGGCGTTACCATTCAGCATGTTTCGGAAGAACTGGCCGATTCTTTTGGTCTCGACACGGCAGAAGGGGCACTGGTTTCATCCGTCGCCAGCAACTCTCCGGCAGAAAAAGCCGGTCTGCAACGCGGTGACATCATCCTGCGCCTCAACGACCAAAAAATTACCACAATGACCGACCTGCCCCGGTTGGTCGCAGAGATCCCGGTTGGAGAAAACGCTGACGTGACTGTTTTTCGCCACGGCGAAGAAAAAACATTTGAGGTTGAAGTCGGCAAAATGAGTGATGATGGCAGTCCGGTCAAAGTGACCAGCCGCACCAACGTTCTTGGGCTAACGGTCATGGAGATCTCCCCGGAGTTGCGCCGTCGTCTGAACATTCAGGCCAAGCAAGGTGTCGTCATCACCGCAGTCGAGCCGAACAGCGCATCTGCGGAATCGGGGCTGCGTCCCGGCGATGTGATCATTGAATTCAACAATCAGGAGATCGCCACACCGCAGGAATTCAAAGTGGCTCTGGAAAAATCAGCCAACAAAACCATCCAACGGCTGTTAATCCAACGCGGTAAAGGACTGTTCTTTATCGCAATTAAGACAGAAAAATAA
- the dapF gene encoding diaminopimelate epimerase → MKFIKMHGAGNDYLYVDGFQQNVSRPEELAVRISDRHFGVGSDGLILILPSDCADARMRMFNADGSEAQMCGNGIRCVAKYLCDQQPDRGPQLTIETLAGVLSVDVTADTDNPAISQVTVNMGQPRLQRGQIPMTGPQQDQALEIEIRVENRTFTASCVSMGNPHCVVYVDDVEQFDVAYWGALLENHPLFPERINVEFVEIISDSEVRQRTWERGAGETLACGTGASAVTVAGFLTGRTRRTIRNHLRGGVLTLEYRDDEAVMMTGPAEQVFTGDYPWPEA, encoded by the coding sequence ATGAAATTTATTAAAATGCATGGGGCCGGTAACGATTATTTGTATGTCGACGGGTTTCAGCAGAACGTGTCTCGTCCCGAAGAGCTGGCCGTCCGCATCAGCGATCGCCATTTCGGGGTCGGTTCCGACGGGTTGATTCTGATTTTGCCCTCAGATTGTGCCGATGCGCGTATGCGTATGTTCAATGCCGACGGCAGCGAGGCGCAGATGTGCGGCAACGGTATTCGCTGCGTGGCCAAGTATCTGTGTGATCAGCAGCCGGATCGGGGTCCGCAGCTGACCATCGAAACCCTCGCCGGCGTGTTGAGTGTCGATGTGACGGCGGATACGGACAACCCCGCCATCAGTCAGGTGACGGTTAATATGGGCCAGCCGCGTTTGCAGCGAGGCCAGATCCCCATGACTGGCCCGCAACAGGACCAGGCTTTAGAGATTGAAATCCGTGTTGAAAACCGCACCTTTACTGCCAGTTGTGTGTCCATGGGCAATCCGCACTGTGTTGTTTATGTTGATGATGTCGAGCAGTTCGATGTTGCCTATTGGGGCGCGCTGCTGGAAAATCATCCGTTGTTTCCCGAACGGATCAATGTTGAATTTGTCGAAATCATCTCTGATTCGGAAGTGCGCCAGCGCACCTGGGAACGTGGTGCCGGGGAGACCCTCGCCTGTGGCACCGGGGCTTCAGCCGTTACTGTGGCCGGATTTCTCACCGGTCGTACCAGGCGCACCATCCGTAACCACCTGCGTGGCGGCGTATTAACCCTGGAATATCGCGATGATGAGGCGGTGATGATGACCGGCCCCGCCGAACAGGTTTTTACCGGTGATTATCCATGGCCGGAGGCCTGA
- the prmA gene encoding 50S ribosomal protein L11 methyltransferase encodes MEIKVCVPVPCADVLCHELYELGSVGVVVEERQLDTFVPPDPDETDSDIFTIKAYFDADLPAAQCVASVEDCLKRLAEFFPGLDAVDVSVADVGQQDWAEGWKQHFQATRIGTRLVIKPSWEAFSGQDDDVVVTLDPGMAFGTGTHGTTRLCLETLAALFDDGEPIHDVLDVGTGSGILAIAAAALGAEQVVACDIDPIACETARENCVLNETTDRVEVTDTLLEELTGMYDVVLANILAEENIRLAQALIDRVRPGGVLILSGILDEKVPLVTTAFSTLGLNAPDLFYDEEWACIQYRLGG; translated from the coding sequence ATGGAAATCAAGGTCTGTGTTCCTGTGCCCTGTGCCGATGTGTTGTGTCATGAGCTTTATGAGCTTGGCAGCGTCGGTGTTGTGGTTGAGGAAAGACAGTTGGATACGTTTGTCCCGCCGGACCCGGATGAGACAGACAGTGACATATTTACAATTAAAGCCTATTTTGACGCAGATCTGCCGGCAGCGCAGTGCGTTGCTTCGGTTGAGGACTGTTTGAAGCGTCTGGCTGAATTTTTTCCTGGTCTGGATGCGGTGGATGTCAGTGTCGCGGATGTCGGTCAGCAGGACTGGGCGGAAGGGTGGAAGCAGCACTTTCAGGCGACGCGAATCGGGACGCGATTAGTGATCAAACCCAGCTGGGAAGCGTTTTCCGGCCAAGATGATGATGTGGTGGTTACGCTTGATCCAGGCATGGCATTTGGAACCGGCACCCACGGCACGACCCGCTTGTGCCTGGAGACGCTGGCTGCGTTGTTCGATGACGGTGAGCCGATTCATGATGTTCTTGATGTGGGTACCGGTTCCGGTATCCTGGCCATTGCTGCCGCTGCCCTCGGCGCCGAACAAGTTGTTGCCTGCGATATTGACCCCATCGCCTGTGAAACAGCGCGCGAAAACTGTGTCCTGAATGAGACAACGGATCGTGTTGAGGTCACGGATACGTTGCTCGAAGAGTTAACGGGAATGTATGACGTGGTGCTGGCCAATATTCTCGCGGAAGAAAATATTCGCCTGGCTCAGGCTCTGATTGATCGTGTTCGTCCTGGCGGCGTGTTAATTCTGTCCGGTATTCTTGACGAGAAGGTGCCGTTGGTGACCACAGCCTTTTCAACTTTGGGGTTGAATGCCCCTGACCTGTTCTATGATGAGGAATGGGCGTGTATCCAGTATCGACTCGGTGGCTGA